In Corylus avellana chromosome ca2, CavTom2PMs-1.0, the following proteins share a genomic window:
- the LOC132170432 gene encoding BTB/POZ domain-containing protein At1g30440 codes for MACMKLGSKTDAFQRQGQAWFCTTGLPSDIVVEVGEMSFHLHKFPLLSRSGVMEKLIAKASEDGDEGCVINLPDIPGGAKTFELVAKFCYGVKLELTSSNVVYLRCAAEHLEMKEEYGEGNLITQTETFLNQVVLRSWKDSLKALQTCDDVLPYAEELNITKRCIESLATKACTDPNLFGWPVMEHSGPMQSPGGSVLWNGISTGAKPKNASSDWWYDDVCTLSLPLYKRLISVMEARGIKQDIIAGSLTCYAKRYLPGLNRRQGASESSNRLAPVAMGAPPSEEDQKLFLEEIDRLLPIQKGLMPTKILFGLLRTSMILRVSQSCISNLEKRIGMQLDQATVEDLLMPNFSYSMETLYNVDCVQRILEHFLEMDQVSGGASPCAIDDGQLIGSPSLTPVTMVAKLIDGYLAEVAPDVNLKPPKFQALAAAVPDYARPLDDGLYRAIDIYLKSHPWLAESEREQLCRLMDCQKLSLEACTHAAQNERLPLRIVVQVLFFEQLQLRTSIAGCFLVSDNLDGSRQLRSGIAASNEGGGGGGGGWATAVRENQVLKVGMDHMRLRVSELEKECTNMRQEIEKLGRVKGSSAWGSVSKKFGFKLKSQMCSAQAESVSNQNTGNGKVEKLKERHGKNKKNSSHIE; via the exons ATGGCTTGCATGAAACTGGGATCCAAAACTGATGCATTCCAACGGCAAGGGCAGGCCTG GTTCTGCACAACTGGACTTCCTAGTGATATTGTTGTTGAAGTTGGGGAGATGTCCTTTCATCTTCACAAG TTCCCTTTGCTCTCTAGAAGCGGGGTTATGGAAAAATTGATTGCAAAAGCATCTGAAGATGGAGACGAAGGATGTGTCATAAACCTTCCTGACATTCCTGGTGGGGCTAAAACTTTTGAACTTGTGGCCAAGTTCTGCTATGGGGTGAAGCTTGAACTTACATCCTCAAATGTTGTGTACCTACGCTGTGCTGCCGAGCATCTTGAAATGAAAGAGGAGTATGGTGAAGGCAATTTGATTACTCAGACTGAGACCTTTCTGAATCAAGTAGTTCTTCGTAGTTGGAAAGACTCACTAAAGGCTCTGCAAACCTGTGATGATGTTCTCCCCTATGCTGAAGAACTTAACATTACAAAAAGGTGCATTGAGTCGCTAGCTACTAAGGCATGTACTGACCCAAATCTATTTGGCTGGCCTGTTATGGAGCATAGTGGGCCCATGCAGAGCCCCGGAGGGAGTGTGTTGTGGAATGGGATAAGTACAGGGGCTAAACCAAAGAATGCGAGTTCAGATTGGTGGTACGATGACGTATGTACTTTAAGTTTGCCTCTCTATAAGAGGTTGATTTCAGTCATGGAAGCTCGGGGCATCAAACAGGATATTATTGCTGGGTCCCTCACTTGCTATGCAAAAAGGTACCTGCCAGGTTTGAATCGGCGTCAGGGAGCCAGTGAGTCCAGTAACCGTCTGGCACCAGTGGCTATGGGGGCTCCGCCATCAGAAGAAGACCAGAAGCTTTTCTTGGAAGAGATTGATAGGCTACTTCCAATACAGAAGGGCCTAATGCCAACTAAGATCTTATTTGGTCTACTTCGAACATCCATGATTCTGCGAGTCAGCCAGTCTTGCATATCAAATTTGGAGAAAAGAATTGGGATGCAGCTTGATCAAGCTACAGTGGAAGATCTGTTGATGCCCAATTTCTCTTATTCCATGGAGACACTATACAATGTTGACTGTGTGCAACGGATTCTTGAGCACTTTCTTGAGATGGATCAGGTTTCAGGTGGGGCCTCTCCATGTGCAATCGATGATGGCCAATTGATTGGCTCACCTTCATTGACACCAGTCACAATGGTAGCCAAGCTAATCGATGGGTACCTCGCAGAGGTTGCCCCTGATGTTAATTTGAAGCCCCCCAAATTTCAGGCTCTTGCTGCTGCAGTTCCTGACTATGCAAGGCCCTTGGATGATGGTCTTTACCGCGCGATAGACATTTATCTGAAG TCACACCCATGGTTGGCAGAGTCGGAAAGAGAACAACTCTGCAGGCTGATGGACTGCCAGAAGCTTTCCTTAGAAGCATGCACCCATGCTGCACAGAATGAGAGGCTTCCTCTTAGAATAGTTGTTCAAGTTCTCTTCTTTGAGCAGCTTCAGCTCAGGACATCCATTGCTGGCTGCTTTCTGGTTTCAGATAATCTTGATGGATCAAGACAGTTAAGAAGTGGGATTGCTGCATCTaatgaaggaggaggaggaggaggaggaggctgGGCCACCGCCGTGAGGGAGAATCAGGTTTTGAAGGTCGGAATGGATCACATGAGGTTGCGAGTATCTGAGCTGGAGAAGGAATGTACAAACATGAGGCAGGAGATTGAGAAGTTGGGTCGTGTAAAGGGTTCGAGTGCCTGGGGAAGCGTGTCGAAGAAATTTGGGTTTAAGTTGAAGTCTCAGATGTGCAGTGCTCAAGCTGAATCTGTTAGCAATCAGAATACTGGTAATGGGAAGGTCGAGAAGTTGAAGGAAAGGCATggaaagaacaagaaaaattcATCTCATATTGAATAG